Proteins encoded by one window of Mycolicibacterium sp. ND9-15:
- a CDS encoding ABC transporter permease has product MRTATLPGSPLSAAPSPAAGRAVSRLAMRQVRRDAVVVALVCGVMSTLVASQYRTIRSLLDESALRAMAGNPAEKILLGPPVAIDNPGGFTVWRTGTLILVLVSLWIILATTRITRGEEDAGRWSLLLAGRLRIEDVVIRCLAALATSAMLIGAAVAAGLLAARTEPVGAVLHAAGIVLVTSTFATSALLAAQIMPGRSGATALSVAALGVGLTLRMIADSSPQLAWLAWATPFGLAARSAPYADNRILPLIVLSLLPIALAGATILAARHRDLGDGVVVVPTSRRPRKRLLHSIGGFALRRTGRITFGWAVGVAAFFCLIGALLDSVLEFFQTNPDVAELAAGAGISTFDSVNVFAAPLFSMLPVATGLYAAMRLATMVADEKAGRWTLLFAQPITRIRLMSAELAVTVTAMFALHCAAGVAMWGGAKITGAPLQFPDALAGAMNSLPVALLATGAAAVGVGWLPSAAGLIGALPLVGGFLVNAIMQATNAPAWVANLSPWAHLAAVPDAPPHWTAIIIFLLISAMLSAIGVWGYVKRDAAT; this is encoded by the coding sequence ATGAGAACCGCCACGCTGCCCGGGTCGCCGCTGAGCGCTGCGCCATCACCCGCTGCCGGGCGGGCGGTGAGCCGACTGGCCATGCGTCAAGTTCGACGCGATGCCGTGGTCGTCGCGTTGGTCTGCGGGGTCATGTCGACATTGGTTGCCAGCCAGTACCGGACAATCCGCAGCCTGCTGGATGAATCGGCATTGCGCGCAATGGCTGGAAATCCGGCCGAGAAGATCTTGTTGGGTCCACCGGTCGCTATCGACAATCCCGGCGGTTTTACCGTGTGGCGCACCGGCACCCTCATCTTGGTGCTCGTGAGCCTCTGGATCATCCTCGCCACCACACGAATCACCCGCGGGGAGGAGGACGCCGGCCGATGGAGTCTGCTGCTCGCGGGACGTCTGCGGATCGAAGACGTCGTCATCCGCTGCTTGGCTGCCCTCGCCACATCCGCGATGCTGATCGGCGCGGCCGTCGCGGCGGGCCTCTTGGCGGCGCGCACTGAACCGGTCGGGGCCGTCCTGCATGCAGCCGGAATCGTCCTCGTCACATCGACTTTCGCGACAAGCGCTCTGCTCGCGGCGCAAATCATGCCGGGAAGATCCGGTGCGACGGCATTGTCCGTCGCGGCTCTGGGTGTGGGCTTGACGCTGCGCATGATCGCCGATAGTTCGCCTCAACTGGCATGGTTGGCATGGGCGACCCCGTTCGGGCTGGCGGCACGCTCAGCGCCATACGCGGACAATCGCATCCTTCCGCTGATCGTGCTGAGTCTGCTTCCGATCGCGCTGGCTGGTGCGACCATCCTTGCGGCGCGCCACCGCGATCTCGGTGACGGGGTTGTGGTGGTGCCGACGAGTCGTCGTCCACGAAAGCGCCTGTTGCACAGTATCGGCGGGTTCGCTCTTCGCCGAACCGGCCGGATCACCTTCGGGTGGGCGGTCGGCGTTGCCGCATTCTTCTGTCTGATCGGCGCATTGCTCGACTCAGTTCTCGAGTTCTTTCAGACTAACCCGGACGTCGCTGAATTGGCCGCCGGCGCAGGGATCAGCACCTTCGACTCTGTGAACGTCTTCGCTGCGCCGCTGTTCAGCATGCTCCCAGTGGCCACCGGTCTCTACGCCGCAATGCGTCTCGCCACGATGGTCGCCGACGAGAAGGCCGGTCGCTGGACCCTGCTTTTCGCCCAGCCGATCACACGTATACGCCTGATGTCGGCTGAACTCGCGGTCACCGTTACTGCGATGTTTGCTTTGCATTGCGCTGCCGGAGTCGCGATGTGGGGCGGTGCGAAGATCACCGGCGCACCGCTGCAGTTCCCCGATGCACTTGCGGGTGCAATGAATTCACTCCCTGTGGCGTTACTCGCGACCGGCGCCGCGGCAGTGGGGGTCGGATGGCTCCCATCCGCCGCCGGCCTAATCGGCGCACTGCCGCTTGTGGGCGGATTCTTGGTGAACGCGATCATGCAGGCGACGAACGCGCCGGCCTGGGTGGCCAACCTCTCGCCGTGGGCGCACCTCGCCGCGGTACCCGACGCACCGCCACACTGGACGGCGATCATCATTTTCCTGCTGATCAGCGCGATGCTGAGCGCGATCGGAGTGTGGGGTTACGTCAAGCGCGATGCCGCAACTTAG
- a CDS encoding ABC transporter ATP-binding protein: MEAPARAAIGLAILAEGLTKRFGHVVAVEDLSITVAPGEVFGFLGPNGAGKSTTIRLLLGLSRPTSGSAKIFGCAAGDVRRSHGHLAYVPADVSLWPRLTGAEILELLGCVGPGVDAAYRNELVDRFDLDLNKPARTYSTGNRQKVALVAAFATRAPLLVLDEPTSGMDPLMERVFRGCVAEARERGQAVFLSSHQLDEVEAVCDRVAILRAGRLLEVDSITELRRLRRTVVQVSYSGVPPSLADVAGVSNVEELGGGRLRFNVTGPPVAALGALARADITALVMHEPTLEEIFLDYYGEAQR; this comes from the coding sequence GTGGAAGCCCCGGCGCGCGCTGCTATTGGCCTCGCGATCCTCGCCGAGGGTCTGACCAAACGGTTCGGTCATGTGGTGGCCGTCGAGGACCTGAGTATCACCGTCGCTCCCGGCGAGGTGTTCGGGTTCTTGGGCCCCAACGGCGCCGGCAAGTCGACGACGATCCGCCTGCTGCTCGGATTGAGTCGCCCGACCTCGGGCAGTGCAAAGATATTCGGTTGCGCTGCCGGTGATGTCCGTCGCTCCCATGGCCACCTCGCATACGTGCCGGCCGATGTTTCCTTGTGGCCGAGACTGACTGGTGCCGAAATTCTCGAACTGCTTGGCTGCGTCGGCCCGGGTGTCGACGCGGCATACCGCAATGAGTTGGTCGACCGATTCGATCTCGATCTCAACAAGCCGGCCCGGACCTATTCGACTGGCAACAGGCAGAAGGTGGCCCTTGTCGCCGCGTTCGCGACACGGGCTCCGCTTCTCGTGCTTGACGAGCCGACAAGCGGTATGGATCCATTGATGGAGAGGGTGTTTCGCGGCTGTGTCGCAGAAGCACGCGAGCGGGGCCAGGCGGTGTTCCTCAGCTCTCATCAGCTGGACGAGGTAGAAGCCGTCTGCGACCGCGTAGCGATTCTGCGCGCCGGGCGACTCCTCGAAGTGGACAGCATCACCGAGTTACGCCGGTTGCGCCGGACCGTCGTCCAGGTGTCCTACAGCGGCGTTCCGCCCTCCCTCGCTGATGTCGCGGGGGTGTCGAATGTCGAGGAACTGGGTGGCGGACGGTTGCGGTTCAACGTGACTGGGCCGCCCGTGGCTGCTCTTGGAGCGCTCGCCAGAGCCGACATCACCGCGCTCGTGATGCACGAACCGACACTCGAAGAGATCTTCCTCGATTACTACGGAGAGGCGCAGCGATGA